The Nymphaea colorata isolate Beijing-Zhang1983 chromosome 11, ASM883128v2, whole genome shotgun sequence genome includes the window ATAGTCATGAAAATTCCTGCCATTGAAATTGTTAAGTCTGATGGCACCCAAAAGGATGACCTTTTTTGTGGTTAGTGATGCGAATTGCTCACAGAAGATGTTCCCATAATGTTATTAAGAGCAAAGCTGTATAGCTCCATGCTGAACATGTATTGTAAAAGCTAATGAATAAATGTATTCTTTGTACTGAACATATAGCTTATGTGTTAGTTTCTGCTTGAATGGCTCAAGTGCATCTGGTGCAACGCAAACCGGCTTGTACGCCTGGACATCACGCGGGAGAGTCTCAAGGGACTTCACTCTGGCTATACCCAAATCAAATTAGACGTGCAAACTTATATATCCAGGCAGAATTCAATCTGTGTCTGTTTGTGCCAGTGATCCGGTAACGTATGTGTGTGAAGCCAAATCCACTCCATTTTTGGCAGATTCACTAAAAGCATGAAGCATGATACTAACTGGTGATCAGGTAGAATTTAATTGGGCTTTACCTCCAAGTCTAAAATTTGAAACAGAAGTGAATATTGATTAAatatctgattatttttttgtggtgtcgctctctttctctgtctctgtctctgtcgcCGTCTTCGTCCCCGTTTCCGTTGATGTATGTGTGAGAACAGGACAAAGCAAGCTTCGGTTCTTTCACAATGTACAGGAGTAACAGGACAAACTGGATACGTATCACAAAGGGAAAGCTACATTGCATCTTCCCTTTTTGGCGGTTTCGTTAGAATGGTCAGCTGTCGACTCTTGTGGCTTCGAGAAACCTAACTCCGTTATTGGAATATTGAAAAATTGAAGGTCTTCaggaaccaaaacaaaaaaaaaaaaaaaagcttagaGAGGAGATGAACCAAAGTTCTCCTGCTCAAAGCTTCTCCTGCTGAAAGCATGTACAGAAGCGAACATGTTAGTGCTGGTGAGTAACCCTTTCATGGGGCACATTGAAGTCCAAGAACAAACTTCCCTTGGCTGTTGCTGTCCCAAATTTGAGAGAGACAAGTCAACTTGAAATGGAGACAATAAAAGATCTGAGAGTTAATGTAGTCTTCCAAATCATGTAAATAATTCTTGTTTGGTGGTTTTATGTACTCTTCCAAATCATGCAATTTACTCCTCTTTGGCCATTTATAGGTGGTACAGGTTAAGTCAGTTCAACCAGCTCAAAGATTGCAGATTCTTAAGACACTCACAGTTACCAAACGGCCCCTTATCTAATATGTTTTCTCCCTTgcccaagaaaaggaaaatgcattTGAAAGGCTTTATTGAGGGGGGTATAAACCTAAATACTCTAACTTTAGCTTGATTTAGTTGTCTTGGGCTTGAGTCGACTAGTCCGGACACAAGTCAATAGACCTGCCTAAGTGGTAGAATTTAATAGTGCATAGTGCTCCTCTTTCTCCCCTTCTTCAAAAAAAGTAAGTCAAGGGTCAATTGCATGCAATGACTTAAAAATCTAAATGGATGGAGGTCAGGAGTAGCAAAAATATTCTCAATATGTCTTCATCAACTCCATCATGACTGCAGCTAGTTGGTCCTTGTAGATCATTATATACGGTCTTCATCAACTCCATGCGTGTATTTAAAGTGGAACTACCACTACCCACCACCTCCACTAAACGAACGCGCATTGATCACTTTTCATGTTGTTATCCTATTAAGAACTTGTGGCCAATTTCAAGAGAAGATAGAGTTTGGAAAACTGAAATACCTTTATGTCATGAGTCATGGATATGCTTCTCTTAAGTTTTCAATGTATTGATGATGTTAcactaatcaaacaaaatatgattTGAATGGTGCTCCACAttcatataattgatcactttcTTCATTTGATTGCATGGGTTCAAACTGCAATATGGCCATTTTCGGAGGTTAAACCTCTCATACATGTGCAGACAAAGGCTtctaatatataaaaaaatcagactCAAAAGCTTTACATTGTTGAAGAGAAGACCACAAATATGACAGATTACACGTCAAGAATGTCTTCTCTGGAAACATGTATGCcttaattttatttaaggagccattagctaatatatatatatcccatcAATTATGTGGAAGCAAATAGCTCCCGACAAGAAGTGGTTGGCAAAAGGTGACGAGACCTGGCACTTCCTGTCAATAATCGAAATTTCTTCTTACATGTCAAAAAGAGGCACCAACCTTATCATCCAGCAGCATGTGCAGCCATTGAAACTGCTGCTGTGGCGCCGGAGACTTCATCAACGCGTTGCAGGTCTTCCCCGCAGTTGACCTGCCATTGCCGAACGCTGCCAGTCAACCAGCATTATTCTTTGTTGCTGTTGTCCTTTTCCTTCAAGAAGCATCTTTCTTCTAACATTTTTTCTGAAACAAGTTGGAAAGAAAAGTTAGATCTGAACTCTCTCGAGGTCAGCAGTAAAATCCTTCAGAGTATTACAGTCATGGGTTGCCCGATCCTTCACAGTTTCTCGACATTTAAGTGCAATCTAGGAAGAGTTTAATCAGTTTCAGATTATAAAGTAGAAAAAGCTCTCAACGTTACTGTAAAATCGGTCGTCGGTTTGGTTAAAATtggtggcagagccagaaaccTGAACTCAGATGGGCACTAACGGGCCATCAATTAAACTAATATATAAGTCATGTTTACAgtaaaatgaataaacaaactaTTTCCTTTCCTGGCCCGCTTCATGAAAGCAGATAGACAGAACGGAGAAAGAAGGAGCGTAAATTCGTCCACGTTTCTGCCTGTAAGGGCGATACCAACCTTCATTAATAATGCATCACTTAGCTACAAGAGGACTCCCTTCCTATTCAAACGGCCATGGCTCCACCACGTGCTCTCCCgtcatttcttttcccttttcagcTGCATCATTCATTTATGCGCATGTTCCTTTATGCACATAACTATATGGTCAATATTAGTCCAAAACACAGTTACTGCAGATCAggtttccctctctctctcaccaatTGGTGATAGATTCTGCAACCGGTTGAGTTCGGTAGTTTGGTGTAGTCATGTCTTCAATTCGAATCTTAGAGGGCGCTATCAAGATATTATTGATGAGTAATGTTGTTCTTGAGATGAGGATATAAGTGGACCCTTTTTGtccctctctctatctgtgTGAATTAGAATTAGATGATGTTCTGAAAATCTTTGAAGATCACATTGTTGGTGTCTGTACCTATCTATAAATGTATGTACctatcattgtcacaaaaaacggggacGGTTATTAAACGGCCAgaaaaaaaacgggtataatacaacaaagttttatatatcgataataaaacggaaaaagttcgacaaattttttttaaaaattaaacatttaatacatcttaaaaattataaaaaataataattaataaaaaaacgacaaaaacaaaaaaataacatataataCGGGTATTAAATGGGTATTATacgcattttttgttttttgatatttttttttaaaaaaaggaatagTACGAGTATTATACGGCAGAACTGTTTTTGACGttaaatacacatttttttttaaaaaaaacggcgttttttgtgacaatggtacCTATCTATTTAATATGATGCCATTATTGGTACAGGGGACAATGGTGGTAACTAAACACAAGGGTTGCGCTCGTTGCGGGACTTAACCCAACACCTTATGACACGAGCTGATGACAGCCATGCATCGCCTGTGTTCGTGTTCCCGAAGGCACCACTCTCTttcaagaggattcgcaggattACATAAGATTAAATGGGTAGTCGCATTCAGGTCCATCTCATAGAATAAGAATCCATCACTCTAGTTCTAGTTTAGGGACAAAGACAGGTGTGGGAAAAGTATGCGTAAATTGATCACACTGAACCTAAAAAAAACTCCTCATTTTTGTATCTGTATTTTTAAGCAATtttgctcatttatatattggAATCCTTtgaatgtttaaaattttatatttagtacttcttagccaaaattttctagctccatCCTTGTCTCAGTTTAACTCTTTGGAGATGTTTTTGCATATGCAAGCGGCTAAGTTCAAATTTCTCAGTTCTAAAGAAGATTGACTTTCGATCATCCCTTTGAACATAAAATAATGATCGCAAAATAGTTGGTAAATCACCCTAGTTTTCTTTAGGGTTGGTGCAATCCGAACAGGACCATAGCAGTCTCAAAAATTATCTAGGGACGATCTcttcttgtcttctttctttttcattctcacAGTTCGGAGAAAGAAAGTTGAGAGACCCAAGGAGGATTGCAACTTCAAGAATTTTTAGAAGcattattttcttgatatgTGGGCGTGAGAGTGTGAAAACGTACCAGACCATGAAAAGATGATGGTGTTAAGTTGAGGTCTTGAATTAAGGCTCAATCTTAAGCATTATGCTGTCCGAATCTTTTCATAATGTCGGCCAAGCCTTCATAATTGAGGCCAATAATATTTTGAGAATCGCTTTTAGAATCGCATCGACCAACCCGTGGATCCAGTGATTCGGCTACATCAATTATGGATCCCTAAATAATATTAattagaaaattaatttttgacaAATGTATACAACTATAGAAAAGTATTATAGTTTGTATAAGAATTTCCTAGATCTGAACACTAGTTCATGAATTTTCTAATGCCACCCATGAATTATTGTCGCTGCACAAACTTTTTGGTATAATTTCTTTAGTTAATTTGGActtatttatttccttttatcAGGTTTGACATTATTTAGGGCCTTGCTTGCTAATATGTGGGTCTTCCTTCGAATCCGGTTCACATTTTGaatcctcttttcttttgtcgGTCACGTAAATTATTTAGGATCTTTTCTAATCAGTGCcttcatttgaatccaaatggCATTTTGAACCCCATTGTCGACAACTTTTCTCTCCACATGCACCACACTTGTCATAAATTACctattgaaatatatatatatataacttgtcatgcttcaaaatcaagttggtCAGGTCACCTTCCTGGATATTTCCAAGTTCACGCTTCGTCCACGAAAGCTAATTCTTTTACTTGTTTCGGATTCTTGGTAGGCTTGAATATCGTGATATGTGGGAGTAAggattttctcaatttttcattttactgtGTGCTATTGGAACTCAAACTTATAGTGCTTGGAGCCACCTTGgatttaggtttttttttttttactcttaaATGTTTTTCCCCACTTGCAAATACTTAACATCTTTATTATATCATGAGTTTAAGTTTAAACTTTTCTAATTGGGTGCTTTCTTGCCTGACTTGCGCAGCAAAGTATAAATATTCATACATAAGCATGGTGCTTGTTGTTCCTTAGCAAAATCAGCggttcttttttgaaaaaaattcgtTTGTTGATCTTTAAAGTCTAAGCCTTTAACCATAAGTAAAGGAAAGCTTCTCACAAGTTTCTCAGCTTCTTAATATAATATAAAGCATGCTTTGGCGAAAACCAACAAAATGGTAGTCGGTCTTCATCATTGTCCTTAACTGAAATATTCAATCCCAATTCATACGGTCAGGTGCTCACTTTCTTCAGCCGGTGCGGCCCCCCGATAGCACCTTTGCCGTAAGCTTAAAGGGGTTCTATAGTGTGTGGAAGACTTGAGAATAGCAAGAGcacaagaaaatcaaagattgTAAAGAAATGGAGGATGTTCTTGCGATAGGCATAGATTGCATTGATCACAAGAGTGATGTAAGCAAAGaggtttgaaaaaaaatctcaacttTACATACATGGAATAGCTGAGATCTCTTACATGATTCAAATGCCGATCACCCCCAAACACAGAATCTCCAACATACACTTGGGACCCGTGAGAGGGTGCTTACTTTCCATTTTGTTTACAAtgtttttggtttgtttttttgtttacttgcgACAGAACACCCTTCCATCAGTTCTAAGTGTATGTTGGGGATTTTGTGTTTGGGAAGGTTTGCATTTGAATCATGTAAGAAgcttcggccatcctatgtaagtaaagttgagatTTCTTTCCAAATTTCTTTGCTTACATCACTCTTCTGATCAATACAATTTATGTCCATTGCAAGAGCAACCTTCAATTTCGTTGCAATCTTCGACTAATTTGCTCCTTCACTATTCTCAAGTTTTTTGCACACTATTGAGTCCCTTTAGGCTTACGGCAAAGGTGTTATCCCCGGGTCACACGGGCTCAAGAAAGTCAGCCCATGACACATACAATGATTAGATATATTTATGCTTACCTCATAAGTATTTTGAGCACTTTCTACCATTTTGTAGaaacaaacatttttcaaacatgaaaaagacAATGTTAGAAAGCTGCCATATTTCTTCACTTGTGAGCTaatgtgtttcttttcttcaaatagTTTTTGGTTCATAAAGTAAGCTGCATAATGTTCCTGATTTCtgcaattttgtaaattaattTTCACATATTATTCTTTTATTGTATATTAACGACTGTATTAATATTGTTTGTGAAATTCAAATTGTTTTAACCTTAAATGCTTTACTTCACCTAATTGAAAGAATAGAAAGTGAAAaggtttttaacatgtttcgTTGGCACCCTTAAGCCCCTAGTATTTAaggtgtgtttggatgacaatcgAAACTAAGtctataaaaaataataataataattttgacaaaaagaaattttagaaatatcTAGCTCTCATTTATAACAACTCGATCCATTCCTAGGCTCATGCTCCTAGTGTAGCTGATCCCAAACTGCCTCTTAATAGTTTTGATTCTAGCTTGAAAAAAGCTAGGAATCATAATAACTAATTATTTAACAATTCTATTTGTAAGCTCTCTAAACTAAACCTTTGGATTGTTGCACCATTTATTGGTAAACTTTTTTGTAGTGAATATTCTTTTGCTCTTGTCGCCCGAACAGACAAACAGGGTTTCCGAAGAACGTCTATGCGGCGATTAGTTTCAAAAGCAGGttgaaaaataaggtttttacaaaattttgttttcccgacttgatgttttttttatggTGTCATCCAAAAACAACTTTCATCTTCTTTCAAGCATGAAGCCATTTTGTaaactttctctctttgttaCCAAGCAAAAACTGGAATATGATTAGCAAAATAATTGTTATCTTGTTCACTTATTTCGAAACTGGTTAGTGTTAACTTCAATAACATTTGTATGGGAATTTCAAAAAGCATAGCACTATTTAGCAAAATGATACAAGCAGGAGTCTTTTTTATATTATACGACAGAAGACGAGGACTCTATATAATAAAGAAACTTCTTACGTATATTTGTTTATTCAGCTGCCTCTTCACACGCATTTTACTTGTCATCATCTGAATGAACCACCGGCTTGATGACCATAATAATACTAAAAAATCAAGCCCTGGTTTTCTTTCCGCCACGTACAGAAAAGGGCTCCTTCCACCTACTTGGAGTGCGAAGCTTCTCTGGACTTAATCCTTGGATGCGCTCACTAATCACGAGAACGTTTGTCTGTGTGAACGTGATGCCATTGAGTCAACGCGATCACTGTGGGGAGTTCTGCCCTCGGGCCGCGCTTGCTGCTCTCTGCCGCCACCCCGAGGTTGCGATGTCTCCGTCTCCTCGCTGACCCACGCGCGCACCGTCCATCTTCCGGCGGCCGAaatctcctttttccttttccccatTGACCAACCAGAAAGCCGCCCTCCAGATAAATGCGGCCAACCAGCGATCGCCATCGCCGTATCCCATTCCGTCGCTCTTTCGGGTCGGTAGCATCCGTTGTAACGCGACCGAGTTCCTGATTTCGCGATACTCGTTTCAAGATCTTTGTTCGGCGTTTTCGCGGTTCTTCCCTTCGATTGCGGGCTTTGAGGGAAAGCTTTCCCGCGGAGGACCTGCTGGAAGGCGGGAGCAGAGGAGACCAGGATATCAGAGGTGAGCACTGGTTTCTTTATACGTTCGATTTCtggtgttttcctttttctctggGGAAATTGAGAGTAGAATTTTTACCTTTCCGGGGATGTGGGGTGCGCGATCGATTGCGTCTTATACCTTGTTGGGATTCGAAATGATCACGATTCCAGTGCTTGGATTCAGCCTTAATTTCTGTTttatccctttctttctctcagaACTCTATCCATCATAGTTGtagaagaaaattttatgttcttttcctttctcttcttctctcatTGAAACTTACTTCTCTGTGAGCTCAAATCGGTGCTAAATATAGGGGGTTGGAAGTgagttgttttttcaaaagttttaagtGCATTTGAATCGATTTTCTGAGTTCTTAGAAGCAGGGGATGATGATCTTTGAAAGAAGAACGTAGTCGTTTGGTATTGTAGCGTAGAAGAGAGGAAGAACGCGTAAAACTGGGAGGAAGGAGAAGCTGCCAAATATGAAAAGCCGCTGGCATACATCGGAAAAAATAACATACTCCaaacctgaaaaaaattcagaaggAATATTGATTCTAAAATATGGAAACAATCAGTTTGATTTGAAAACGAAAAATATATACAGAGTCGCACAATCGCAGTCACAGCCAAGGTCATCAGTCTATCTGAATCAAACTTGTGAAAACTTTTCAATGGTACGAAATGTTCTTCTGTTGGTGGCCCCTATTCATTTGTATTGACATCAAGAACGAAAGTGATTTTCAGATTTTTACCAAGTCAGAAGATCATGAGGTTTTACTTTCCAAACTTGTTTATAACTCAGAATTTTCTTCTTCCTATCACGCATATATGTTGAGATAATCAAGGAAGAAGCTCTAGACCATTTCCCTGCTTCCGCTGTAGAGATAGTTTTTAGaaagaatatttcatttttacattcTATGAAGGTAAGCATACGCCACAGAGTAGGCTTTGAATGATATCGATCTCGTGGCCACGTGAAGCCAATTGCTCTTCAAAGCGTTAGTGAATactgaaatttttcattagcTTAATTTCAGGGGTGGTAAATATCAGGTTAAAGACCATTCTATATGCTcgcttatttctttcttttccaatggTCGTCATATTACTCcgttgaaaaaagaaagcaatttaGTTAAGATAGTTGACTTTAattctgtttttgaaaaaaatgagtaaGAGAAATTGATGGATTTGCAAGTAGCAAGTCAGATATGATATGTTGATCTAGTCATTTTCATCCGTAGCAAATCAGTGGTTGGTCCATCTTTGCAAACATACTTAATTGTCCCGGACTGGACCCATTTGTCATACCTTATTAAACGATTCGAATGTCTGATTCGTTGACATTGGATGATGTATGGTATTGCACAATATATTTAATCAAGGTGGCCAGAATTGAATAATGCTCAATATAGCACAAGGATTTCAGCTATTTTTTATAGTTGTGTGACTAAAAATTCATCTTTTCTCAATTCAATGCACTGATGCAAGACacacttgtcaaaattttttactttgataATACTATTTAAATAAGAAGGCAGAGAAAAGGGATGTGAATAGTTTTGACTTTCGAGAAATCTGGTTGcgtatgtttatttttttctttatgccgaaagaaaagcaaaaaagaagaagcgtGATGCTTGTTTCATGGTTGGTAGAGAAGATTACTGGAgacctctctctttttctctctaccaaggagaagaagaaaaacagaggaGGCTCCTCTCGTTCTTTATTGTTACTCTCCTGTCTCTCTGGCCATGACAGGGATATCATCGTCGTCAGGTTAGCTGGCCCTTGACCGGTCGGGCACCTATCTCCGACAATCCAATTCACCTTCCCGGAGCTCATGTTGCGCTAAGCGTGCTTTTTGCCCGTCTGTCCTTTTTACTCACTGTATCATTTCTACAATTCAATCTTCTCTAGGATACTGGTGGTGATCCTGATCGTGAACAATTGAAAGTCTGTTTCATCTGGAAGAAATCGAAcgaagagaaaaaaggagaatgAGGACGCGTTCGGTCCTTGTGGCTCTTGTCCTCCAACTTCTGCTTCTGTGTGCCTCCACAACAATAATGGCGGATCCAAGATCCAACACGTTGTTCGTGTCATGCAGCAAAGATTTGGAGCACAACACGACGGCCTACGTCCCCAACTTCCTCAACACCATGGACAACATCAGCAACCAGGTGCGTACCGACCAGTTCGGCCTCTCGGTGAAAGGCTCGGGGCCGGACTCAAGCTACGCGCTCGCTCAGTGCTACGGCGACCTCTCGACCCTCGACTGCGTCCTCTGCTACGCCGAAGCTCGGACGCTTCTCCCCCAGTGCTTCCCTTTCAACGGCGGCCGGCTATTCCTCGACGGCTGCTTCATGAGGGGCGAGAATTACAGCTTCTTTGATGAGATTTATGGATGGCCGGACCGCATCAATTGCACCAACTCTGCCCCCAAGTCCAGCGCCTTCGCTGCATTGGCCAGGCAGGTGGTCGGTCGGTTGGTCATGGATGCGTCTGGAAGCAGCGGCAGGTTCAGCAGGGCCGCGGTCACCGCCGGCAACGAGTCGGTGTACGGCCTGGCCAACTGTTGGAGGACGGTGAACGCCAGCCGGTGCAGGGAGTGCTTGACGAACGCGTCGGCGGCCCTGTTGGGATGTCTGCCGAATTCCGGAGGGCGGGCCATGTACACGGGATGCTTTCTGAGGTTCTCGGACACGGACTTTTTGAACAACTACTCGAACGGCGGTGGCAAAggtaagtctctctctcccccaaccAATTCCCCTGTTGTAATGGTAATCGCTTTTGTTCTGATAATTTATATGTATTAAACTTGACAGTGAGCAAAGCTGTTCTAATAGCAGCTGTGGTAAGCACAACTTCTTTCGCCATCATTGCCATTGTAATTGGAACGTATCTTTGGAAGCAGAAAAAGATCGCAGATAAGCGGAAAGGTATGGAAGCCCATCATTCATTGTATTTTTGCAAACTTGGGAATTTGGATGTTTTATTGGGGCATAAGCCCCGTGTTTTCCGGAGTAACATACCCACATATTCAAAAGATCTTCCTAGCAACTGCCAACATGCAATAATTTAGTAGGGATCAGGTTACCTGTCATTTTTGTTCTGTCATGTGAAATATAAAATCGTTCATCTTCTTATCAGTATATTATTATAATAATTACACTGATAAGACTCATGGAGAAGTGTGATTCTTATAAAGAGTGTGATCTCACTTCCGACATgctaaatatatgtatatatacgtCAGGTGATCTCATTTGATAGCCCTGTTATTGCTGTGCTTGTTCATGACAGGTCGGTAGCATTAGGTTTGAAATAGCGGGGAGGGGGAATATCTAAGGGTTTAAATTTATAGGTTCATAGATCAAAAGAATGAGAAGGCGACTTATATGATTTATCGATCTTTTCTTTTGCAGCATCTGTGGAGAAAATAGAACCAAAACTTTTGAACAGTAACCTGCATTTCACTTATTCTGCACTTGAGAAAGCTACTGGAAATTTCAACTCAAATGACAAACTTGGACAGGGAGGTTTTGGTACTGTTTACAAGGTAAGTAGTATAATGGACATTCTTTATTCCTTTCTCAGTCTTGATCAAGCTCAAAGCCTAAGTCACATggtacttcaataaggttcACATGACTGTGTTGTCATACCAGTATCCAAAGTAATACTTGGACAGACACGCTTGGATACTTTTTAGATTGAAACTGATCCAAATTATGCAACGTTTATgtgatttcattttttccaactcacttttcattctatttttagaGTTATTATTCATTGACAtgcaatgtttttatttaaattcatttgtttatttaaatgttgctttcattttgattgttttg containing:
- the LOC116264482 gene encoding cysteine-rich receptor-like protein kinase 2 encodes the protein MRTRSVLVALVLQLLLLCASTTIMADPRSNTLFVSCSKDLEHNTTAYVPNFLNTMDNISNQVRTDQFGLSVKGSGPDSSYALAQCYGDLSTLDCVLCYAEARTLLPQCFPFNGGRLFLDGCFMRGENYSFFDEIYGWPDRINCTNSAPKSSAFAALARQVVGRLVMDASGSSGRFSRAAVTAGNESVYGLANCWRTVNASRCRECLTNASAALLGCLPNSGGRAMYTGCFLRFSDTDFLNNYSNGGGKVSKAVLIAAVVSTTSFAIIAIVIGTYLWKQKKIADKRKASVEKIEPKLLNSNLHFTYSALEKATGNFNSNDKLGQGGFGTVYKGVLADGREIAVKRLFFNNRHRVADFYNEVNMISSIEHKNLVRLLGCSCNGPESLLVYEYLPNKSLDGFIFDPVRARQLNWEKRMDIIVGTAEGLVYLHENSVIKIIHRDIKASNILLDSKFRAKISDFGLARSFEEDKSHISTAVAGTLGYMSPEYLAHGLLTEKVDVYSFGVLLLEIVSGVQNRKAGEEYTESLLTTAWKRFQSDTVHEMIDTNMMAAYNTHDRYTVTREACRVVHVGLLCTQEASALRPSMKRALEMLLRRDESLAPPSHPPFMDETRMEFNDNFDSSSCLVCPSGSSGASISHSSFYPR